A genomic region of Raphanus sativus cultivar WK10039 chromosome 6, ASM80110v3, whole genome shotgun sequence contains the following coding sequences:
- the LOC108806323 gene encoding nudix hydrolase 23, chloroplastic isoform X1 — MLKAVQILGWSTAGLTIISQRLTKTRNSTSSTVSFLSTSTNPRKLSTFSSSPRKTLRFNPTRMSSSLPGSDPVPKSPTFVSVQSAGDVRKIKFCQWCGGPTKHEIPDGEEKLRAICTHCDKIAYQNPKMVVGCLIEHEGKVLLCKRNIQPSHGLWTLPAGYLEVGESAAEGAMRETWEEAGATVEVVSPFAQLDIPLIGQTYVIFLAKLKNLDFAPGPESLECRLFALDEIPFDSLAFSSIYVTLNLYLEDLKKGKIKFHYGTINKRPGSSPSDIRAFSLDYHLQP; from the exons ATGCTCAAAGCCGTACAGATCTTGGGTTGGTCAACAGCAGGGTTAACCATCATCTCACAGAGACTGACCAAGACCCGCAACTCCACCTCTTCCACCGTCTCTTTCCTCTCCACATCTACAAACCCTAGAAAGCTCTCAACTTTCTCCTCCTCTCCAAGGAAAACACTCCGTTTCAACCCGACCCGAATGTCTTCCTCACTTCCCGGATCCGACCCAGTTCCCAAGTCTCCAACTTTCGTCTCTGTTCAATCAGCT gGAGATGTTCGTAAGATAAAGTTCTGTCAATGGTGTGGAGGCCCTACCAAGCACGAGATACCTGACGGAGAAGAGAAGCTCCGAGCTATCTGCACACACTGCGACAAAATCGCTTACCAGAATCCTAAGATG GTTGTAGGTTGTCTTATTGAGCATGAAGGAAAGGTTTTACTTTGTAAACGTAACATTCAACCTTCACACGGTCTATG GACTCTTCCTGCGGGTTATCTAGAGGTTGGAGAGTCAGCTGCTGAAGGAGCAATGAGGGAAACTTGGGAAGAAGCTGGAGCCACTGTGGAAGTTGTTTCGCCTTTTGCGCAGCTCGATATTCCTCTTATTGGCCAA ACGTATGTTATATTCTTAGCAAAGCTGAAGAATCTTGATTTTGCGCCTGGTCCTGAGTCATTGGAGTGCCGTCTTTTTGCTTTAGACGAGATACCCTTTGATTCCTTGGCGTTTTCATCTATATATGTTACCTTAAATCTG taTTTGGAAGATCTTAAAAAGGGGAAAATAAAGTTTCACTACGGTACTATAAACAAAAG GCCTGGAAGTAGTCCTTCAGATATTCGAGCCTTTAGTCTTGATTACCATTTGCAGCCATGA
- the LOC108806323 gene encoding nudix hydrolase 23, chloroplastic isoform X2, producing MLKAVQILGWSTAGLTIISQRLTKTRNSTSSTVSFLSTSTNPRKLSTFSSSPRKTLRFNPTRMSSSLPGSDPVPKSPTFVSVQSAGDVRKIKFCQWCGGPTKHEIPDGEEKLRAICTHCDKIAYQNPKMVVGCLIEHEGKVLLCKRNIQPSHGLWTLPAGYLEVGESAAEGAMRETWEEAGATVEVVSPFAQLDIPLIGQTYVIFLAKLKNLDFAPGPESLECRLFALDEIPFDSLAFSSIYVTLNLYLEDLKKGKIKFHYGTINKSFFCFSQAWK from the exons ATGCTCAAAGCCGTACAGATCTTGGGTTGGTCAACAGCAGGGTTAACCATCATCTCACAGAGACTGACCAAGACCCGCAACTCCACCTCTTCCACCGTCTCTTTCCTCTCCACATCTACAAACCCTAGAAAGCTCTCAACTTTCTCCTCCTCTCCAAGGAAAACACTCCGTTTCAACCCGACCCGAATGTCTTCCTCACTTCCCGGATCCGACCCAGTTCCCAAGTCTCCAACTTTCGTCTCTGTTCAATCAGCT gGAGATGTTCGTAAGATAAAGTTCTGTCAATGGTGTGGAGGCCCTACCAAGCACGAGATACCTGACGGAGAAGAGAAGCTCCGAGCTATCTGCACACACTGCGACAAAATCGCTTACCAGAATCCTAAGATG GTTGTAGGTTGTCTTATTGAGCATGAAGGAAAGGTTTTACTTTGTAAACGTAACATTCAACCTTCACACGGTCTATG GACTCTTCCTGCGGGTTATCTAGAGGTTGGAGAGTCAGCTGCTGAAGGAGCAATGAGGGAAACTTGGGAAGAAGCTGGAGCCACTGTGGAAGTTGTTTCGCCTTTTGCGCAGCTCGATATTCCTCTTATTGGCCAA ACGTATGTTATATTCTTAGCAAAGCTGAAGAATCTTGATTTTGCGCCTGGTCCTGAGTCATTGGAGTGCCGTCTTTTTGCTTTAGACGAGATACCCTTTGATTCCTTGGCGTTTTCATCTATATATGTTACCTTAAATCTG taTTTGGAAGATCTTAAAAAGGGGAAAATAAAGTTTCACTACGGTACTATAAACAAAAG ttttttttgcttttctcaGGCCTGGAAGTAG
- the LOC108809111 gene encoding uncharacterized protein LOC108809111: protein MNAAIRAAIGRPQSLASHLKTALFHSTPVLERKRRSSWESRSYVHKKRNRRMREKQELLRNVNAFAANMFTSWHDDDDEYDEPSSRKKNNSWYKKKYAKEEPKGKWNGKHGSQSWGPNREHFDFCGVDDDFFDIDYVFRTAFGGSRGFSFSFTHEEEDEPPRWHHSSRFSNNSKRSGRSKHHRIYEDEDEEGYTSTESSDSESEPNQASHRQALGLSPSGPLNLKDVKHAYRTCALKWHPDRHQGSTKEAAEAKFKVCSVAYQSLCDNLAVN, encoded by the exons ATGAACGCGGCCATTAGAGCTGCGATCGGCAGACCACAGAGCTTAGCTTCTCACCTGAAAACAGCGCTTTTTCACTCTACACCCGTCTTGGAACGCAAACGCCGCTCTTCCTGGGAATCG AGATCATATGttcacaagaagaggaacagaAGAATGAGGGAGAAGCAAGAGTTATTGCGCAATGTGAATGCTTTTGCAGCTAACATGTTTACg AGTTGgcatgatgatgacgatgagtATGATGAGCCCTCCTCACGGAAGAAAAACAACTCGTGGTACAAAAAGAAGTATGCCAAAGAAGAGCCCAAAGGAAAATGGAATGGCAAACATGGCTCCCAGAGTTGGGGTCCAAATA GGGAGCACTTTGATTTTTGCGGAGTTGATGATGACTTCTTTGACATTGACTATGTCTTCCGAACTGCTTTTGGTGGATCACGAGGTTTCTCCTTTTCATTCACCCATGAAGAGGAGGATGAACCTCCTCGATGGCATCATTCTTCAAGGTTCTCCAATAACTCTAAAAGGTCTGGGAGATCAAAACATCATCGAATATAcgaggatgaagatgaagaagggtATACTTCAACAGAATCCAGCGACTCTGAGTCTGAGCCAAACCAAGCTTCTCATAGACAAGCTCTTGGCCTGAGTCCTTCTGGTCCATTAAACCTCAAAGACGTCAAACATGC ATATCGAACTTGCGCTTTGAAATGGCACCCAGATCGTCATCAAGGCTCAACCAAG GAGGCGGCTGAAGCAAAGTTTAAGGTCTGCAGTGTGGCTTATCAATCTTTATGCGATAATCTAGCGGTGAACTGA